The genomic stretch TGGCTCCGCAGCCGCCGCTGCCTCCACCGCCACCGCGGCCGCCTCCGGGGGGGGTTCCCGGGCCCGGCCAAGGCGGGGCAAACGCCCCGCCCCCAGGACCCGACCTGGCCAATGGTTGCTGGCGGGGGCGGAGCTAAAGTGCGGCAGGGGCCCGGCGCCTCACTGGGCTGAGGCTGTTTCTGGCTACCCCTGAGGACGCTAGGAGTGTAGGGAGGCGTTAGGcgtatccaccccccccccccccgccccgagggTGCTGGTTTGGCCAGAAGAGCCTTTAGTGTCTCCCTACCTCCGAGTGGCCTCGGAGTGCCCCTTTGTCCCCGTGGATGCATCGGTCTCAGACTTTCCCATGGGTGTAATTTTGGCTAGGAGGTGGGAGGGTGTGCACAGGATCCTAGGGTGTCCCATTGACCTTTAAGGCTGGGGTCTTGGAGGGACCTAGCTTGGCTAGGAGCAGGGGTTGATGGCGGTCCTGTTCTGTCCTACGAGGATTACGGATACGGAAGCTGCCCTGAGAGTGCTGAGGTTGGGAGGTATCCAGCCTAGTTGTTAAAGAAATACCCACGGTACTCAGGTGAGGAGTGACCAGTGGGGGAGGTCTCAGCCTTTCATGCTTTTCCCAGTCCCTGTCATTCCATCCAGTTGGCTGATATTACCCAATTTGTCTGATAAGAAAATCAAAGCCCACATTCCTCAGGTCAGCAGAGCCCATGTGCTAAATTGCCAGAGGACAGGGGTCACTTCCCTGTCTCTAGCAGCTGACTTAAGTCACAAGGCTTGTGAAACAAGCAAGTGAACCACCAGAAGGCTCCAGGCTAGAGCCCCACCAAAGGCCTGATTGAGTGGAAGAGCTGgagcccacccacccccaccccctacgAGGAAGATCACCCACCATGCACAGAAAAGAGAGGTCACAAAGAACAGCCAGAATGCAAAACTTTATTTAACTggtttcaacaacaacaacaacaacaacacgaGTGGATACACCTAGAAACATGGACAGCATCTCCCACCGCAGCAGGCAGGTTGGGGAAGGTAGGCAGGAGGGGTAGGCCCAGGGTATTCCCCTCTGCCCAGCAGAAGTGGAATCCCAGGGAAAGGGTCAGGTTCCCTCCAGCCAGCTGCGGGCTCTGGGACTACCGCATTCATGGAAGCCCAGGACAGCAGctgagggcaggaggctgggcagccaggggccaggcctgggggaAGGTGGACAGAGTGGTCCTAGGCTGACATCACCAGGGGGGCGTCATGGGCTGAGGGTTCTGCAGATATGACATCACCACGGCAGAGATGGACAGCCTGGGACAGGAGACAGGTGTCAGTCAAGGAGGGGTAGGCTTGGGTCCCCCACTCCCCGTTAACTCAGGAGCCCTCCTTCTCTAGGCCCAGACTCACATGAAGCTACTCATCATCTGTTTAGTGTCCTCAGAGCTCCGGGAGTTGGCAAAGCTGATGAAGGAACAGTAGACGGCGACCCAAGCGCACCACTTCAGCTAGGGaaaggtaggtgggtgggtgggtgggattTGGTCAATGAAAGGCACACCAatgaccaccccaccccccccacccccgcccccggggcaTTACCAGGCACTGGTTCCAACCGACTGATTCCATCTGAAGCAGCTTGGACCTTGCCCCCAAGAGTCCCTCAGTCCCATTCCCCCTTGCCTACTCCAGGCACCCAGTGTTTGGTCCTACTCTCTCGGCGTGCGTCTCTGACCCCTCCACATACTCTCAGGCCCAAGAAGACTGGCCTCTAACACACCTCATGATGCTAAGAACCCCATCCTTTCGAGTCCCCTCCAAACCGCTTTAAAACCTGGCCCCCACCCTTAGACAGACTTGCCACGTACCCACCCAGACCCCTCGCTTCCCTCACGTCCTCGCCTTGctcagccccgccccccggccaggccccgccccctcggcAGCAGCCCCGCTTCGTTCCGAATCCGCTGCCCCCACAGGCTTCGCTGTCGGGCGGAGCTACGCCGAGGGAAACTCGGCGCCGCCCACCTTGAGCATGAGGCCGCACATGCTGAAGATCATGCCGAGCAGGTTCATGTAGTCTGGCGTCGGGTCGTCCAAGGCCGGGTTACACTCGCTTGGCGGGGGCTTGTACCTGCGGCAGGGTCAAGGGTCAGAGGCACTCAAGTCCCACCCCCGAGATGGACAAGCGCTTCCCTGGGCCTCGCCCCACAACCCGAGCCCCGTTCCCATGACGTGGGGGTCCTCACCTCAGCACCTTGTTCGGCCTCCGTGGGTCCGACATATTGTTAGTGGACATGGCGGGTCGGAGGTCGAGCCTCTTCCGCTGCGGGAGTTGCAGTTTCCGGCGCGGAAACGGAGGATGGCTTTTAGAGTAGCACCCACAGACTTCGAGCCTCCGTTCCCGGCGGCGGGGGCCAGGACTCCTCCCAGGCAGGGGACAGACAATTAGAAGAGATCAAAAATGTTCCTTGAAAACAAGAAGTGGGGAAAGAAACCTGGACGCTGGAACCAGGCTCCAGTATTCCCCAAACTATCTTCAAGAAGCCAAACATCTGAACCGGAAGTGAGAGACAGGAAGTAGACCGCGGAGGACCACAAGGTTACATCCAAGCCTGTGTTCCGGGGGCTCGAAATCTTCGGTGCCGAGGGCTCAAAATCTTCGGTGCCAACCGATTTAAGGCGGTGGGGAAGGGTCCTGACACAAATGGCTTTCCCTGAGCCCAAACCGCGGGGCCCGGAGCTGCCGCAAAAACGAGTGAAGACGCTGGACTGCGGGCAGGGGGCAGTGCGAGCTGTACGATTTAATGGTGAGCTCCCTCTTCATTCCGTGTCCTCCTGCCTCCTGAGGCCCGCGGCCCTATAATCCCCTCCTGGTGTTCCCCAGTGGATGGCAATTACTGTCTGACGTGCGGCAGCGACAAGACCCTGAAGCTGTGGAACCCGCTGCGGGGGACGCTGCTGCGGACCTACAGTGGCCACGGCTACGAGGTGCTGGACGCGGCCGGGTGAGCTGGGGGCCAGGCCGCGATACGGGTGCCGAGGTCGGGATCCGACGTCAACACTGACCTTCCCTCCTATGCCGTGTAGCTCCTTTGACAACAGCAGTCTCTGCTCCGGCGGCGGGGACAAGGCGGTGGTGCTGTGGGATGTGGCATCAGGACAGGTCGTTCGCAAATTCCGGGGCCACGCGGGGGTGAGTACGAGCAAGAAGAGGCCTCATTAGGGCGTGGATGACGGAGAGGACCCGCATTATTGTATAGCTGGTGACAGGGAACCTTTCCACCCCTACCCACTACAGAGCAAGCATCCTTTCCCCATGGCCCAGCATGCAGTTTCCCCAGAACCTTTCACCTCCCCTGTCTCTAGCCTTTGCCCGTGCCTTAACGTGCATTGGAACCCGGAACCCTGCCTTTATCCCAGTCCTCCAAAGTCCAGCCTCCTCTGAGTGGCAATTCCTGTTTCCCAGAAGGTGAACACGGTCCAGTTTAATGAAGAGGCCACGGTCATCCTGTCTGGTGAGTCTGGGGCCTAGGCAGGGTGCTGCTCCTGCAGCCCAAACCTGACCTCACCGTCATGCTGGCCTCACAGGCTCTATCGATTCTAGCATACGCTGCTGGGACTGCCGATCTCGAAGGCCTGAGCCAGTGCAGACGCTGGACGAAGCCAGGGATGGCATATCCAGTGTGAAGGTGTCGGACCATGAGATCCTGGCAGGGTGAGTGGAGCCAGGACCTCACCCCTCCCGGGTGCCATGGGGGATCACCGCTGCCTCTCTGCTTAGGTTGTAaatctcctcttctcccctcagcTTACAGGGCCCTGCACAGTCTGGTCTCTGCTGGTTTTTCAGCTTTTATCCATTCTTGGTCTCATTTCTCTTCATGTGCTAAGGACGCTctcaccccaggacctttgcctTTGCTCTTCCTCTACCTGGACTCCCTTTCTAATTACTCCTAGTGTTTTTTGAGCATCACCTGCATGTGATTTAGTCAGTGCACACACAGCAGTGAATGAAATCGGGAAAAATCTCCACCCACAGAGGGTTGGTATTCTAGTTGCTGGAGGCGAACAATTAAAATTCCCAACCCCGGGTGCCCAAGTGTTGCCACAACCCAGAGGAGTGCCGTTCCCCCCTGTGGGGGCAGTTGGGGCTTCCCAGCCTATTGCTGGCCTGTTCCCACACGTCTCCTGGACCACAGATGTTTGTCTTCTTATCCTTCAAGTCCTAGTTTAGAGGTCACCTCCTCGGGGAGGCCTTCCTAGATTACTCTCAGTCAGTGGGGCTCTATGATGGCAGAAAGTGCTCCTGGCTGGGTGGCAGCTGTGTCCCAAGGACTAGCCCAGAGAGCATGCTCAGTCAGTATCAGAAACAGGTGGAGTGGGTCCGGATTGGCCCTGGGTGTGTAAGTCTCAAAGCCAGCATCTCGGAATTACACTCGTGAGTTCACTTTAGTGCATAGTTTCCACGGCTAGCCTTGAGTGTGAGCACGACAGTGAAGGGTACACAGGAAGGGCAAGCCCAGCCTTGCCCCCAGCGTCCTGGCAAGGTCAAGGAGGGTACTGGGACTGGAGCCATGGACCTACTGGCCCCGGGTGATGCTTCAGCTGCATCCATCCTCCTGCAGTTCCGTGGACGGCCGGGTGAGGCGCTACGACCTGAGGATGGGGCAGCTCTTCTCAGACTACGTGGGCAGTGAGTGTGGCCGGGCTgtggggcaggcagggaaggCGGGGGCAGCAGATGGGGCCCTGGTCTCACTCACCCGCACCACCCCCCCCAGGCCCCATCACTTGTACCTGCTTCAGCCGGGACGGGCAGTGCACCCTGGTGTCCAGCCTGGACTCCACGTTGCGGCTTCTAGACAAGGACACCGGGGAACTGCTGGGCGAGTGAGTCCTCAAGGAtgtggcccccaccccacccccagccccgcccagcccccagccccagccccttctGATCCCACTGACCCCTAGGTACACGGGCCATAAGAACCAGGAGTACAAGCTGGACTGCTGCCTGAGTGAGCGTGACACGCACGTGGTCAGCTGCTCCGAGGACGGGAAGGTGTACTTCTGGGACCTGGTTGAGGTGAGCCTTCTCACCCCAGCTCTGTACCAGGGTGCCTCCATCACTCCCACACCGGGAAAAGGCAATGCTGTTAGAGCTGGGAGGAGTGAGTGGGAGGAGCAGGAAAGACATTCCCGGCAAAGGGAACTGTGTGCTTAGGCTTGGAGGTGTGGCCCACGTTGGTCAGGAGATACAAGTATTGTGGGGTCGCGGCGGCAGCTGCAGGGCCAGGTTAACCAAGGCCACAGAAGCCAAGCTGAGGTGGGGCTGTGGTTCAGGAAACCTGAGCTCTCTCTGAGCATCCCCACGGTTCCCAGTCCCGAGCCCTGTCCTGATGTGTCTGGTGAGGATGTCAGGCTGGGAACAGACAGTTCTGGCCTAATGGGGTCAGGGCTGAGGCTTGGCCAGGGAAAGTAAGCCCCCTAAGAGGATGGAGGAAACGGAGGGCTGGGGCGGCGCCTGGGAACTAAGAACACACCAGTGTTCTGCCTACTTCTCAAGAGTCTGGTAGACAGGAAGTCACCCTGAAGGGAAGGGCACACGAAGGGACATGTTTGAAGTGGGAAGAGAAATCTGGAGCCTGCTCAAGGGACCGTATGTGTTGAGCGATGACTGTAAGGTGGTGAAGGAGGTGAGCACAGAGGCTGCCCAGTGGGCCAGTAGAGCCTGGACGGTGGGGAGAGAAGCTGGGAAGAGACACAAGATTGGAGCAAGGTGGTGGCTGTGAATGTGGAGAGCATCCGCAGTCTGGACGTGGTCTAAAGGCAGAGCCAGGAGCACTTACTGATAAAGGGGTGGgaggtgtgagagagagagagagagagactcccaaggtGTCTGGCCCAGCACCTGGAGGGATGGAACGCCAGAGGGGTTCATTTTGGGGCAGGTGAGGTTTGCGGTGCCAGGGAAGCGATCCGAGGCAGGTGGCTGGAGGTCAGGGGAGAGACCTGCACCGGTAACTGCCCCCCATCCTTCCCTCCACAGGGTGCCCTGGCACTGGCCCTGCCCGTGGGTCCTGGTGTGGTGCAGTCGCTGTCCTACCACCCCCTGGAGCCCTGCCTGCTGACTGCCGTGGGGGGCAGCGTCCACTGCTGGCGGGAAGAGGCTTATGAGGCGGAGGGTGGCACGGGCTGAAGCCGGGGGACCCGCCGCCACCAAGGGCACAGACTCCAGGCTCACAGAGACCATTTATTGGAGACCCGCTGCTGACCAAGGAGTGAGGGGAGAACTGCACGCTAATAAATAGAGGAGGGGAGGCTTCGCTGGTGCGGTAGCCATTCAGTCCTCGTTCTTCTCGGGCGTGAAGGCGTCCGTCTTCTGGGCGAAGGTTTCGGCCACAAGCAGGGGGAAGACCAGGGAGGCATCCGCATAGACCTGCAGAGGGGACCCGGGTGAACCACGGGGCCTGTGACCGCATTCTGGGAGACTGCGCCCCGCCCCCTAGCTGACCACCCTCACCTTGACAGGCTGTGCGTCCACCCGGATCTTGCCCCAGGAGACTGCTTCGTCTGGCCTGGCACCAGAATCCGAGCCGTCGAATTCCTGGGCCGTGTTGATGTAGACAGCATAGTCGGCCCCGTTCCGCTGTGGGGAGGGGCAAGGTGAGCTGGTCAGGCAGTCACTGGAGACAGGCAGGCAGAAAGACACGGACGCAGGGGACTAGCTAGAGGCTGAGGGATGTGTCCTGCATGAAGGAAGCCCTTA from Prionailurus viverrinus isolate Anna chromosome A2, UM_Priviv_1.0, whole genome shotgun sequence encodes the following:
- the WDR83OS gene encoding PAT complex subunit Asterix; this encodes MSTNNMSDPRRPNKVLRYKPPPSECNPALDDPTPDYMNLLGMIFSMCGLMLKLKWCAWVAVYCSFISFANSRSSEDTKQMMSSFMLSISAVVMSYLQNPQPMTPPW
- the WDR83 gene encoding WD repeat domain-containing protein 83, whose translation is MAFPEPKPRGPELPQKRVKTLDCGQGAVRAVRFNVDGNYCLTCGSDKTLKLWNPLRGTLLRTYSGHGYEVLDAAGSFDNSSLCSGGGDKAVVLWDVASGQVVRKFRGHAGKVNTVQFNEEATVILSGSIDSSIRCWDCRSRRPEPVQTLDEARDGISSVKVSDHEILAGSVDGRVRRYDLRMGQLFSDYVGSPITCTCFSRDGQCTLVSSLDSTLRLLDKDTGELLGEYTGHKNQEYKLDCCLSERDTHVVSCSEDGKVYFWDLVEGALALALPVGPGVVQSLSYHPLEPCLLTAVGGSVHCWREEAYEAEGGTG